A single genomic interval of Candidatus Binataceae bacterium harbors:
- a CDS encoding Rieske 2Fe-2S domain-containing protein, with translation MGNFVKVASRADVAEGSGKLVEASGIKIALFNAGGKYYAIGNDCKHRGGPLAEGELDGTQVTCPWHGWEYDITTGKNLDDPSVTVGCFAVKVEGDDILVET, from the coding sequence GTGGGTAACTTCGTCAAAGTTGCATCGCGCGCGGACGTCGCCGAAGGCAGCGGTAAGCTCGTCGAGGCTTCAGGCATAAAGATCGCGCTCTTCAATGCGGGCGGGAAATATTACGCGATCGGGAACGATTGCAAGCATCGCGGCGGCCCGCTCGCGGAAGGCGAGTTGGACGGTACCCAGGTGACCTGTCCATGGCATGGTTGGGAATACGACATTACGACCGGGAAGAATCTCGACGATCCCAGCGTCACGGTTGGATGCTTCGCGGTAAAGGTCGAAGGTGACGACATTCTGGTCGAGACTTGA
- a CDS encoding DoxX family membrane protein, translated as MRVARLIARILLGLIFTVFGLNGFLHFLPMPPMSGPPADFFGALFHTGYMIRLIFAAQVLGGVLILIGLFVPLALLILAPVIVNIFLFHFFLAPSGLPLASIVVILELFLAWSYREKFAPLFSS; from the coding sequence ATGAGAGTCGCGCGACTGATTGCCAGAATTCTGCTCGGCCTGATCTTCACAGTCTTCGGACTCAACGGGTTTTTGCACTTTCTGCCGATGCCGCCGATGAGCGGGCCGCCAGCAGATTTTTTCGGCGCCTTGTTCCACACCGGTTACATGATTCGGCTCATTTTCGCGGCGCAGGTTCTCGGGGGTGTCCTGATACTAATCGGCCTGTTCGTCCCACTCGCCCTTCTGATCCTGGCGCCGGTAATCGTGAACATTTTCCTTTTTCACTTCTTCCTGGCGCCCAGCGGTCTGCCCTTGGCGTCGATAGTAGTGATACTTGAACTCTTTCTGGCCTGGAGCTATCGGGAAAAATTCGCGCCGCTCTTTTCGAGCTAG